In Alkalihalobacillus sp. AL-G, the genomic stretch AAATTTTGAGCAGGACACCATTTACGTTGAACTCAATGGTTGGAGGATTATCAGAACAATGGATCAGCAGTAATGAAGCTGAAGGGACGTGGAGTGCATTTGATGTAGTCGGGCACTTGATCGATGGTGAAATCAATAATTGGATCGTTCGTATTGAAATCATTTTAAAAGAAGGGACAGAAAAGGACTTTCCTCCATTCGATCGGTTTGAACACGTTGAACGGAATAAAAAGAAGTCTCTTGATCAACTTTTAGAAGAGTTTAACAGTTTGCGCGAAGAAAACCTAAAACGTCTTAGGACTCTGATAGTTAACGAATCAGATTATACATTAAAAGGTATACACCCTGAGTTTGGAGAAGTTACATTACATCAATTACTTTCAACATGGGTTGTCCATGACCTCACTCATATTGCACAAATTTCTCGTGTGATGGCACATCGATATAAAGAAGACGTCGGACCTTGGAAAGCTTATCTCAGAATACTTTCTATATAAACTAATGCTGAGGACTATCACCTAATCACACATAAATCACGTTGAAATGAGCACCCTTTCTGTTAGTAAGCTCCGACGGAAGGGTGTTTTTTCTTATGCAGCGATACTATTCGAGAATTTATTGGCATTTTACCGGATCCCCGACAGGAAGTTTCACGGGTCTCCTTACTCCAGACGAGCTTTTGCAAAAGAGCCAACCGAAGTCGGATGACGAGTCGGTTGCATTGGTCGAGTCAATCATTGAATCGCAAATCTTAAAAGCAACTGGTGAAGACCAGGTCGGATCATATAAGACGAACGCTTTTTGTTGTACAACGGATATCCCGTTCAAGGACCTCCTCAACCATTCCGTTTATTATGGACGGGCGGCGATCGGATTTAAAGCAAACGTCATCCATGATTTGTTTATTCCTGTCCTTTATTTGTCTGCTGAGCACTCTGAACGTGATCAATATTTAAATGGCGACCATCCAATCAATGATTTTATAAAATTGACCGATTTCCAGCCTAAAAAGGGCCATACCTTTTATCGGGAGCGGGAATGGCGTCATATAGGTGATTTCCGTTTTAAAAAAGAGGATATTGCGGCGATTGTCGTGCCAGATCATTTTCTAAAAAGCATCCGCGGTGTACTTGACTATCATCATTACCCTGAAGATATCTCTGTATTGTCGTGGCGTTTAATTGAGGAAGCCTGATAAAACATTCCTACTTGAAAAAATTGGCATGCACATTTTAGCAATAGCGGAAAAAAATAAGGGTATGAAAGGAGTATGTGCGATATGAGGAAGGTAGGTATTTTGATTACCTGTTTAGGTTTATTATTGTGGCCTGATCAGGTCTTTTCAGCAAAAGACAAACAAAGCGATGACCGTATTACAATTCCGAATTCAACCGTTTCAATTTCAAAGGAAAACACATATCCAAATGCGACACAGGATTTACCTGATCTTCAACCAAGTAAACTGACGAGAGATATGTTTTCAACAACAAAGATTAAGATTGAGAATCCGGAACTGATCCGACTCTTTAATGAATCGACGATTTCTCCAACAAAAACAGCAGTCGGATATCGAGCCAAAATTTATCTTGGTGAATGGCCTTTGAATTATGAATCATCGGAAACGAATGTGAACTGGGAATATCAGCAAGTGAATGTCAATCAGTTGAATAACCGTGGTGGAAAGACAATCCAACAGTTGAAGTTTGTTCAAGAAAATGAGAAGAAGGTTAGTGGTGGACTTACTGCCGAAATTCCGAACAGTGAAGATGTAAAAAAGATGATGATGATCACTGCATCTAAGAAAACACACCTACCGCTTTCTTTTGAGACCGTAATTGGTAGAGGAACCAAAAAGGATAACGTTTATAATATTCAGCCGAAGAAAGTTGGATATTTATATGGCTACGTCCCTGCCGTCAATGAAAAGGGACGTGTCACATATGGTGAGGTGTACATTGTTTTAAAAGGTAGTAAAAAGAAGATTGAAGTGAAAAACGTAACACATCAAGGTATTGGAGCTTGGATACCAGTTCAGGATTATCTGACTCTACGTTTTAACATGACCAATTAGTAAAATTACGGGGCGACTCCATAGGTCAGGGAATCTTTCGCAAAAAACAGAGCCTGACCTTTTTAATCTGTACCCTGTAGAGTAGACACATTAAAAAAGGTCTACTCTGCAGGGTCTTTTTGTGTACAATTAGAGTGAAAAATGGGATGGGAGAACACACATGAGTAAAAAATGCTTCACAAAAAAAGAGATCGAACTATTATCAAAAAATCCTTATGTTAAGTCCGTTACTTCAAAGGCCATCATCTATACTGATGAATTCAAGCAGCTGTTTATTGTTCAAAAGGAACGTGGGAAATTCTCTAGAGAGATTTTTGAAGAGTACGGGTTTGATACAGAGATTATTGGAACTAGACGTATTAAATGTTCTGCTGAAAGGTGGGGGAAAGCCTATCGTAAAAATGGAGCACTGGGACTTCAGGATGCAAGAAGAGGACAATCAGGAAGACCAAGGAAAAGAGAACTTTCCAATGAAGAAAAATATGCAAGGTTAGAGGCGGAAAATAATTTATTGAAAGCAGAGAACGAATTGCTAAAAAAGATAAAGTTCGCCGAAAGGGGGCTAAAGAAAAAGAACTGATCTTATCAGCTGATCAGAAGTTCGTCCTCATTCGATACGTCATTGAGAAATATAAGTTAAAAAACATGATCACTTACCTTTGTAAATCTGCAGGCGTATCTCGTCAAGGCTACTATAACTATTTTTCAGCGAAACAAGTAAAGCGAAGAAGGGAAAAAGAGAAAAAGGATGAAGTTGTCCGGGATGTTATTCTCAAAGCCTTTCACTTTAAGAACCGTAAAAAAGGAGCCCGCCAAATTAAAATGATACTGGCAGGTCAATTTAATATTGTCTATAACCTTAAAAGAATCGGGAGAGTCATGAACAAGTATGGCATTGTATGTCCTATCCGGAGAGCGAATCCTTACAAGCGTATTATGAAAGCCACCCAGGAGCACAAAGTCGTTTCGAACCAGCTTAACAGAGAGTTCAAACAGGAAGTACCTTATAAGGTGCTGCTTACAGACATCACATATCTCTACTTCGGGAAAGGGGAAAGGGCTTATTTATCAACCATTATAGATGCCTCTACCAATGAAGTATTGGCCCATAATGTTTCGGATCGAATTACGCTCGACATCGCTATGGACACGCTTAAGAAGTTAAAGAAGAATAGGAAGGTTAAACTGGCTAAAGGAGCCTACATCCATTCTGATCAAGGGAGTCATTATACCAGCCCTGTATATCAAAAGTTGGTGAAGAAACATCGACTGGGCCAGTCCATGTCCAGAAGGGGGAATTGTTGGGACAACGCCCCACAGGAATCCTTTTTTGGTCATTTCAAAGATTTAGCTGAAATAAAATCCTGTAAAACACTGAAAGATCTTAAACGGGAAGTAAAAACTGCCATTAAATACTACAACTCCTATAGATACCAATGGAATATGAAAAAGATGACCCCCGTTCAATACAGAGATCATCTTCTTAACGCAGCCTAGCCTTTTTTAAAATTGTCCTTTACAAGGGGTACAGATTATTTTATGAGTCCGCCCTTGTTTTTCATTATTTTCGTTTATTCTCCGCGTTAATCCAATGGTCACTCCAACGTTGGATTTCTCCAATCACATCTTTTAACGAGATCCCTTTATCTGTAAGTTGATACTCAATCCGTACAGGAGTTTCGGGGTATACTTCACGTTTGACGATGCCGACAGATTCTAACTCCTTCATTCGTTCCGTCAGCATTCGATCGCTCATGTCAGGGATCTGCTTTTTAATATCTTTAAACCGTTTAGGTCCAGAGAGTAAAACCCGAATGATGAGCCCTGTCCACTTTTTACCGATAATTTCGATCGCTGCTTCGTATTTAGGGCACATGTTTTCGTAATTCATTGTCATCACCTCAAATTTGATACCTGAGATATAATCGTTGCATAGATAGGTGTAACTAAAGCACACAAGTGCTCAAGATCGCTTCCGTTTTCCTTTAGTGTAAGGTTTTAACTTACTTTTGTAAAGCAATTCCATTTATTCGTGCGAATGCCACCAATCGGAAAAAATTTGTTATGATGGTAACGGAAAGAAGGGAGATTTACAAATGGGAAATGCAATCAATGATAAATCAACACAAATGCACTATATACACAACCGGATGGATATGCTGTTAAAGGTTTTTGATACGATGGATCCTGAAACAGCGGGAATAGAGGAAATCGATCGCATTATCGCGATGCTGGATGAGTTGGAGGAGAAGTGTAAGCAGTTCCGTCACGATTGGGAAGAGTAATTTGTTATAATTAGTATAGATTCGTTTGAAGTTATTTTTAACAATCATGAAAAGGGGTCATTGGGGAATGGAGAAGCTAAAGGATAGTATGTATCAGTTGATTGTTGAAACATCGACAAACCTTCCAAAGGATGTCCGCCGAGCGATCGCAAAAGCAAAAGCTCAAGAGAATGCTGGGACACGTGCGGCAATGTCTTTAGATACAATCAGCGATAACATTTTAAAAGCTGATGAAAATGTATCACCGATTTGTCAGGATACAGGATTACCGACATTCAAAATCAAGGTGCCTGTCGGTGTTAACCAACTTAAGATCAAAAAGGCGATCAAGGAAGCTATTACGGATGCAACGGCAAATAGTAAATTACGTCCGAATTCGGTTGATTCATTGACAGGGGCTAACAGCGGAGACAACCTCGGTACCGGCACTCCTATCATAAAATTTGAGCAATGGGAAAAGGATTATATCGACGCTCGTCTCATTTTAAAAGGCGGCGGTTGTGAAAATAAAAATATTCAATATAGCCTCCCGACTGAGCTTGAAGGGCTTGGTCGCGCAGGTCGTGATCTTGACGGAATCCGTAAGTGCATCATGCATTCGGTCTATCAAGCACAAGGTCAGGGATGTAGTGCAGGGTTCATCGGAGTCGGCATAGGTGGAGACCGTACATCGGGTTACGAACTCGCTAAAGAGCAGCTGTTCCGCTCTGTAGAGGATACAAACCCAAATGAGGGCCTTCGTAAGCTTGAGGAATATGTGATGGATAATGCCAATGAGCTTGGCATTGGTACCATGGGCTTTGGCGGTGAAACGACGTTACTTGGCTGTAAAGTCGGTGTCATGAACCGGATTCCTGCTAGCTTTTTCGTTTCTGTCGCATACAATTGCTGGGCATATCGTCGTTTAGGCTTTAAGCTCGACGCTGAAACGGGTGAAGTCCAAGAGTGGCTCTACCAGGACGGCGAAAAGGTTGATTTTAAAAAGGAAATGGAAAAAGCGGCGGCAGCCCTTGAAGGTCAGGATAAAGTACGTGATGTCGTTCTTGAAGCGCCGATTACTGAGGAGAAAATCCGTGAACTTCACGTAGGTGATGTTGTGCAGATCAATGGTGTAATGCATACCGGACGTGACGCGATTCATAAGCATTTGATGTCGAACGATGCGCCAGTTGATTTGAATGGCCAGATCATATATCACTGTGGTCCTGTTATGAGAAAGGATGAATCTGGTGAGTACCATGTCATGGCTGCAGGTCCTACGACAAGTATTCGTGAAGAGCCCTATCAAGGAGACATCATGAAGAAATTCGGAATCCGCGCTGTTATTGGTAAAGGTGGTATGGGGCCGAAAACGTTAAAAGCACTTGAGGAACACGGCGGAGTTTATTTGAATGCGATTGGCGGTGCCGCTCAGTATTATGCCGAGTGTATTAAAA encodes the following:
- a CDS encoding fumarate hydratase; this encodes MEKLKDSMYQLIVETSTNLPKDVRRAIAKAKAQENAGTRAAMSLDTISDNILKADENVSPICQDTGLPTFKIKVPVGVNQLKIKKAIKEAITDATANSKLRPNSVDSLTGANSGDNLGTGTPIIKFEQWEKDYIDARLILKGGGCENKNIQYSLPTELEGLGRAGRDLDGIRKCIMHSVYQAQGQGCSAGFIGVGIGGDRTSGYELAKEQLFRSVEDTNPNEGLRKLEEYVMDNANELGIGTMGFGGETTLLGCKVGVMNRIPASFFVSVAYNCWAYRRLGFKLDAETGEVQEWLYQDGEKVDFKKEMEKAAAALEGQDKVRDVVLEAPITEEKIRELHVGDVVQINGVMHTGRDAIHKHLMSNDAPVDLNGQIIYHCGPVMRKDESGEYHVMAAGPTTSIREEPYQGDIMKKFGIRAVIGKGGMGPKTLKALEEHGGVYLNAIGGAAQYYAECIKKVNGVDLLDFGIPEAMWHLQVEGFTAVVTMDSHGNSLHRDVEKSSLEKLTQFKDPVFK
- a CDS encoding DinB family protein codes for the protein MQFKLDEAIEILSRTPFTLNSMVGGLSEQWISSNEAEGTWSAFDVVGHLIDGEINNWIVRIEIILKEGTEKDFPPFDRFEHVERNKKKSLDQLLEEFNSLREENLKRLRTLIVNESDYTLKGIHPEFGEVTLHQLLSTWVVHDLTHIAQISRVMAHRYKEDVGPWKAYLRILSI
- a CDS encoding SE1561 family protein; its protein translation is MGNAINDKSTQMHYIHNRMDMLLKVFDTMDPETAGIEEIDRIIAMLDELEEKCKQFRHDWEE
- a CDS encoding helix-turn-helix domain-containing protein, translating into MNYENMCPKYEAAIEIIGKKWTGLIIRVLLSGPKRFKDIKKQIPDMSDRMLTERMKELESVGIVKREVYPETPVRIEYQLTDKGISLKDVIGEIQRWSDHWINAENKRK
- a CDS encoding YfkD famly protein, producing the protein MRKVGILITCLGLLLWPDQVFSAKDKQSDDRITIPNSTVSISKENTYPNATQDLPDLQPSKLTRDMFSTTKIKIENPELIRLFNESTISPTKTAVGYRAKIYLGEWPLNYESSETNVNWEYQQVNVNQLNNRGGKTIQQLKFVQENEKKVSGGLTAEIPNSEDVKKMMMITASKKTHLPLSFETVIGRGTKKDNVYNIQPKKVGYLYGYVPAVNEKGRVTYGEVYIVLKGSKKKIEVKNVTHQGIGAWIPVQDYLTLRFNMTN
- a CDS encoding abortive infection system antitoxin AbiGi family protein, with product MQRYYSRIYWHFTGSPTGSFTGLLTPDELLQKSQPKSDDESVALVESIIESQILKATGEDQVGSYKTNAFCCTTDIPFKDLLNHSVYYGRAAIGFKANVIHDLFIPVLYLSAEHSERDQYLNGDHPINDFIKLTDFQPKKGHTFYREREWRHIGDFRFKKEDIAAIVVPDHFLKSIRGVLDYHHYPEDISVLSWRLIEEA
- a CDS encoding IS3 family transposase (programmed frameshift); translation: MSKKCFTKKEIELLSKNPYVKSVTSKAIIYTDEFKQLFIVQKERGKFSREIFEEYGFDTEIIGTRRIKCSAERWGKAYRKNGALGLQDARRGQSGRPRKRELSNEEKYARLEAENNLLKAENELLKKIKFAERGLKKKELILSADQKFVLIRYVIEKYKLKNMITYLCKSAGVSRQGYYNYFSAKQVKRRREKEKKDEVVRDVILKAFHFKNRKKGARQIKMILAGQFNIVYNLKRIGRVMNKYGIVCPIRRANPYKRIMKATQEHKVVSNQLNREFKQEVPYKVLLTDITYLYFGKGERAYLSTIIDASTNEVLAHNVSDRITLDIAMDTLKKLKKNRKVKLAKGAYIHSDQGSHYTSPVYQKLVKKHRLGQSMSRRGNCWDNAPQESFFGHFKDLAEIKSCKTLKDLKREVKTAIKYYNSYRYQWNMKKMTPVQYRDHLLNAA